Proteins encoded within one genomic window of Tamandua tetradactyla isolate mTamTet1 chromosome 11, mTamTet1.pri, whole genome shotgun sequence:
- the NACC1 gene encoding nucleus accumbens-associated protein 1: MAQTLQMEIPNFGNSILECLNEQRLQGLYCDVSVVVKGHAFKAHRAVLAASSSYFRDLFNSTRSAVVELPAAVQPQSFQQILSFCYTGRLSMNMGDQFLLMYTAGFLQIQEIMEKGTEFFLKVSSPSCDSQGLHAEEAPSSEPQSPVAQTSSWPACGTPLPLVSRVKTEQQESDSVQCTPVAKRLWDSGQKEAGGGGNGSRKMAKFSTPDLASSRPPQQAPVVAAAVAGAAGPGQPASGAPGVAAGGTVSGPSTSERTSPGTSSAYTSDSPGSYHNEEDEEEDAGEEGTDEQYRQICNMYTMYSMMNVGPTAEKVEALPEQAAPESRNRLRVRQDLASLPAELINQIGNCCHPKLYDEGDPSEKLELVTGTNVYITRAQLMNCHVSAGTRHKVLLRRLLASFFDRNTLANSCGTGIRSSSNNPSRKPLDSRVLHAVKYYCQNFAPNFKESEMNAIAADMCTNARRVVRKSWMPKVKLLRAEDEAYTTFISDSGKLEPDMMGVEHGFEAAGHDGDTGPSAEVLP, encoded by the exons ATGGCCCAGACCCTGCAGATGGAGATCCCCAACTTTGGCAACAGCATCTTGGAGTGCCTCAACGAGCAGCGGCTGCAGGGCCTGTACTGTGACGTGTCCGTGGTGGTCAAGGGCCACGCCTTCAAGGCCCACCGGGCCGTGCTGGCCGCCAGCAGCTCCTACTTCCGCGACCTGTTCAACAGCACCCGGAGCGCTGTGGTGGAGCTGCCGGCGGCCGTGCAGCCCCAGTCCTTCCAGCAGATTCTCAGCTTCTGCTACACGGGCCGGCTCAGCATGAACATGGGCGACCAGTTCCTGCTCATGTACACGGCCGGCTTCCTGCAGATTCAGGAGATAATGGAGAAGGGCACCGAGTTCTTCCTCAAGGTGAGCTCCCCCAGCTGTGACTCGCAGGGCCTGCACGCTGAGGAGGCCCCGTCGTCCGAGCCCCAGAGCCCCGTGGCGCAGACGTCCAGCTGGCCGGCCTGTGGCACCCCACTGCCCCTCGTATCACGGGTCAAGACGGAGCAGCAGGAGTCGGACTCAGTGCAGTGCACCCCTGTGGCCAAGCGGCTGTGGGACAGCGGGCAGAAGGAAGCCGGGGGTGGCGGCAACGGCAGCCGTAAGATGGCCAAGTTCTCCACGCCGGACCTGGCCAGCAGCCGGCCACCCCAGCAGGCCCCGGTGGTGGCAGCTGCCGTGGCTGGGGCTGCCGGACCCGGGCAGCCGGCCAGCGGAGCGCCAGGGGTGGCGGCAGGGGGCACGGTGAGCGGGCCCAGCACGTCAGAGCGGACCAGCCCGGGCACCTCGAGTGCCTATACCAGCGACAGCCCTGGCTCCTACCACAACGAGGAGGACGAGGAGGAGGATGCCGGCGAGGAGGGCACTGACGAGCAGTACCGGCAGATCTGCAACATGTACACCATGTACAGCATGATGAACGTCGGCCCAACGG ctgaGAAGGTGGAGGCCCTTCCCGAGCAGGCAGCTCCCGAGTCCCGTAATCGCCTCCGAGTGCGGCAAGACCTGGCCTCTCTGCCTGCGGAGCTCATCAACCAGATTGGCAACTGCTGCCACCCCAAGCTCTACGATGAGGGTGACCCCTCCGAGAAGCTGGAGCTGGTGACAG GCACCAACGTGTACATCACGCGGGCGCAGCTCATGAACTGTCACGTCAGTGCGGGCACGCGGCACAAGGTCCTGCTGCGGCGGCTCCTGGCCTCCTTCTTTGACCG gaacaCACTGGCCAACAGCTGCGGCACTGGCATCCGCTCCTCCAGCAACAACCCCAGCCGCAAACCACTGGACAGCCGCGTCCTCCACGCCGTCAAGT ACTACTGCCAGAACTTTGCCCCCAACTTCAAGGAGAGTGAGATGAACGCCATCGCTGCAGACATGTGCACCAACGCCCGCCGCGTGGTGCGCAAGAGTTGGATGCCCAAGGTCAAGCTGCTCAGGGCCGAGGACGAGGCCTACACGACCTTCATCAGCGACTCGGGCAAGCTGGAGCCCGACATGATGGGTGTGGAGCACGGCTTCGAGGCAGCCGGCCATGATGGCGATACCGGCCCCTCGGCCGAGGTCCTCCCATGA